Proteins encoded together in one Polaribacter reichenbachii window:
- a CDS encoding D-ribose ABC transporter substrate-binding protein, translated as MKYLKHLFFIIFSIVLFTGCKEKKEVSNEPRKVAIIVSTLNNPWFVVLAKTAAERAKELGYETNIFDSQNNTALETDHFENAISSGYDAILFNPTDADGSIANVRMAKKVNVPVFCMDREVNTTDAATSQILSDSYAGCVAIGKYFVQKLNKKGKYVEILGLVGDNNTWSRSKGFHSVVDHYPELEMVAQQSADFDRNKAMEVMESILQVNPDIKGVFCGNDGMAMGVYQALVSAGKADDIMVFGFDGAEDVVNSIQQKKILATGMQFPKLIAKTAANFANEYFKGKRDFAQKVPVAVEMVNQENVGNYTAYGSE; from the coding sequence ATGAAATATCTAAAACACCTATTTTTTATAATCTTTTCAATAGTGCTTTTTACAGGTTGTAAAGAAAAAAAAGAGGTATCAAACGAACCTAGAAAAGTAGCAATTATTGTTTCTACATTAAACAATCCTTGGTTTGTTGTTTTAGCTAAAACAGCAGCAGAAAGAGCTAAAGAATTAGGATATGAAACAAATATTTTTGATTCACAAAACAATACAGCTTTAGAAACAGATCATTTTGAAAATGCAATTTCTTCTGGTTATGATGCCATATTATTTAACCCAACTGATGCAGATGGATCTATTGCCAATGTTCGTATGGCAAAAAAGGTAAATGTTCCTGTTTTTTGTATGGATAGAGAAGTGAATACAACAGATGCAGCTACAAGTCAGATTTTATCTGATAGTTATGCTGGTTGTGTGGCTATTGGAAAATATTTTGTTCAAAAACTAAATAAAAAAGGCAAGTACGTTGAAATTTTAGGTTTGGTAGGTGATAATAATACTTGGAGCCGTTCTAAAGGATTTCACTCTGTTGTAGATCATTATCCAGAACTTGAAATGGTTGCGCAACAAAGTGCAGATTTTGACAGAAACAAAGCTATGGAAGTAATGGAATCTATTCTTCAAGTAAATCCTGATATAAAAGGTGTTTTTTGTGGTAATGATGGTATGGCAATGGGTGTTTACCAAGCTTTAGTTTCTGCTGGTAAAGCTGATGATATTATGGTGTTTGGATTTGATGGTGCAGAAGATGTTGTGAATTCCATTCAGCAAAAAAAGATACTGGCAACAGGCATGCAATTTCCAAAATTAATAGCTAAAACAGCCGCAAATTTTGCAAATGAATATTTTAAAGGTAAAAGAGATTTTGCTCAGAAAGTTCCTGTCGCTGTAGAAATGGTGAATCAAGAAAATGTTGGCAATTATACAGCTTATGGAAGCGAATAA
- a CDS encoding DUF2291 domain-containing protein → MKKSNKYILGIIITAIAFYNSIYIKSLEEKLAEGTVIEFDAKSYVDGIWTLNLLPTFSTATNLNNFLNQLKQNPTATFEKESKSLGIGNIGYFKVKGEGTVLQVNENNVIIQSEDLKVEIETEFIFGNVIRDASGLFKINDYKETSDFNSISESINGRIRNDIIPSFKNKVQKGDVVTFSGAIELNKVHLDLNNLEIIPITLEIKN, encoded by the coding sequence ATGAAAAAATCTAATAAATATATTTTAGGAATTATCATTACAGCAATTGCCTTTTATAATTCTATATATATAAAATCTTTAGAAGAAAAATTAGCCGAAGGAACAGTAATTGAATTCGATGCAAAATCTTACGTAGATGGCATTTGGACTCTAAACCTTTTACCAACATTTAGCACTGCTACAAATCTCAATAATTTTCTAAATCAACTAAAACAAAACCCAACAGCAACATTTGAAAAAGAATCAAAATCTCTTGGTATTGGAAACATCGGTTATTTTAAGGTAAAAGGAGAAGGAACCGTTTTACAGGTTAATGAAAACAATGTGATAATTCAATCAGAAGATTTAAAGGTTGAAATTGAAACCGAATTCATTTTTGGAAATGTCATAAGAGATGCTTCAGGTTTATTTAAAATAAATGATTATAAAGAAACTTCAGATTTCAATTCTATTTCAGAATCAATTAATGGGCGAATAAGAAATGATATCATTCCAAGTTTTAAAAACAAGGTTCAAAAAGGAGATGTAGTGACTTTTTCAGGTGCAATAGAGTTAAACAAAGTGCACTTAGATCTTAATAATCTTGAAATAATTCCGATAACACTAGAAATTAAAAACTAA
- a CDS encoding sugar ABC transporter ATP-binding protein, protein MSALLEVKNINKKFSGVTALNKINLQLFKGKVTALIGENGAGKSTLLKIMSGIYTDFEGDILFKEKPVKFSKPKDAQDIGISIIHQELNLIPYLTVTQNIFLGREMVNKLGFLEASKMHQKTKELLENLKLNAAPEALISSLKVGQQQIVEIAKALLIESEVVFMDEPTSAIGENEVETLFEIINQLKSEGKAIVYISHKLDELDVIADNFIVLRDGNLAGKGEMNSISRDQLINMMAGREVKVKKKEARPISKDVLLEITNLKLNNPNNPGRPLFQNINLKLYKGEILGIYGLMGSGRTELCESIFGLNHKLLEGTIALEGKYTQFKSPIQAINSGIALVPEDRKSDGIVPGLSVSKNLSLTVLDKIIKYGILNKSLQTKLYDKHKEALKIKVNSEAQLIKNLSGGNQQKVILGKWIERNPKVLILDEPTRGIDINAKNEIYELVAKLADSGISILVISSEIPEILAIADRVLVMADGEISAEFTSQEATENSIMNACIPENVNL, encoded by the coding sequence ATGTCTGCTTTACTTGAAGTAAAAAATATCAATAAAAAGTTTTCAGGAGTTACGGCTTTAAACAAGATAAATCTGCAATTGTTTAAAGGTAAAGTTACAGCCTTAATTGGCGAAAACGGAGCTGGAAAATCTACACTTCTTAAAATAATGTCTGGAATTTATACAGATTTTGAAGGTGATATTTTATTTAAAGAGAAACCCGTTAAGTTTTCAAAACCCAAAGACGCACAAGATATTGGGATTTCAATCATTCATCAAGAATTAAATTTAATACCCTATTTAACTGTTACACAGAACATTTTTCTAGGTAGAGAAATGGTAAATAAACTTGGTTTTTTAGAGGCTTCTAAAATGCATCAAAAAACTAAAGAATTACTAGAAAATTTAAAATTGAACGCAGCGCCTGAAGCCTTAATAAGTTCTTTAAAAGTTGGTCAGCAACAAATTGTAGAAATAGCAAAAGCCTTGCTAATCGAATCTGAAGTGGTATTTATGGATGAGCCTACTTCAGCTATAGGAGAGAACGAAGTGGAAACTTTATTCGAAATAATAAATCAATTAAAATCCGAAGGAAAAGCAATAGTTTATATATCACATAAACTTGATGAATTAGATGTTATTGCAGACAATTTTATCGTACTTAGAGATGGCAATTTGGCAGGAAAAGGAGAAATGAATTCTATCTCTAGAGACCAACTCATTAACATGATGGCTGGTAGAGAAGTAAAAGTTAAAAAGAAAGAAGCTAGACCAATTTCTAAAGACGTTTTATTAGAAATAACAAATCTAAAATTAAATAACCCAAACAATCCTGGGCGTCCTCTTTTTCAAAACATCAATTTAAAATTATATAAAGGTGAAATCCTTGGAATTTACGGTCTTATGGGGTCTGGACGCACAGAATTATGCGAATCTATTTTCGGTTTAAATCATAAATTACTAGAAGGAACAATTGCTTTAGAAGGTAAATATACACAGTTTAAATCGCCTATTCAAGCCATCAATAGTGGAATTGCTTTGGTTCCAGAAGACAGAAAATCAGATGGAATCGTACCAGGATTATCAGTTTCAAAAAATTTAAGTCTTACTGTTTTAGATAAAATAATTAAATACGGAATTTTAAATAAATCACTTCAAACTAAATTATATGATAAGCATAAAGAAGCTTTAAAAATTAAAGTGAATTCTGAAGCACAATTAATTAAGAATTTGAGTGGCGGAAATCAACAAAAAGTTATTCTAGGAAAATGGATTGAGAGAAATCCAAAAGTATTAATACTTGATGAACCTACTAGAGGTATTGATATTAATGCAAAAAATGAAATCTACGAATTGGTAGCAAAATTAGCAGATTCTGGAATTTCAATCTTAGTAATTTCATCAGAAATACCAGAAATTTTAGCCATTGCAGACCGAGTTTTAGTAATGGCTGATGGCGAAATATCTGCCGAATTCACAAGTCAAGAAGCAACTGAAAATAGTATTATGAATGCCTGCATTCCAGAAAATGTAAACTTATGA
- a CDS encoding ABC transporter permease encodes MIAIQKYTKISQLQSLIALFLMCLALALLTDNFMTTDNFWNVLRQISVNVCISVGMTLVILTAGIDLSVGSILAFCGAVIAGLLKYGLQFPSQDIYIGFTVFGAVLAGILAGGSLGFINGFAITKFKVPAFVATLAMLTMARGFTMLWTQGHPITGLGDTFGFLGTGWFLGIPMPVWISGFVVIASIILVRKTRFGRYIYAIGGNENAARLSGIPITKVKIWVYALAGMLAAVGAILVTARLDSAQPNAGVSYELDAIAAVVIGGTSLAGGRGTIIGTVLGAIIIGVLNNGLVLMNVSPFWQQVIKGIVILLAVIIDKSNSKNA; translated from the coding sequence ATGATCGCAATTCAAAAATATACCAAGATCTCACAATTGCAATCTTTAATTGCATTGTTTTTAATGTGTTTGGCTTTAGCATTGTTAACAGACAATTTTATGACCACAGATAATTTCTGGAATGTGCTAAGACAAATCTCTGTTAATGTTTGTATTTCTGTGGGTATGACACTTGTAATATTAACCGCTGGAATAGACCTATCTGTAGGTTCAATTTTAGCATTTTGTGGTGCTGTTATTGCGGGATTATTAAAATATGGTCTGCAATTTCCTTCGCAAGATATTTACATAGGTTTTACAGTATTTGGTGCAGTTTTAGCAGGAATTCTTGCTGGTGGTTCTTTAGGTTTTATAAATGGATTTGCTATAACGAAATTTAAAGTTCCTGCATTTGTTGCCACTTTAGCGATGCTTACTATGGCAAGAGGATTTACAATGCTTTGGACACAAGGACACCCAATTACAGGATTAGGAGACACCTTTGGCTTTTTAGGTACAGGTTGGTTTTTAGGCATACCTATGCCAGTATGGATTTCTGGTTTTGTAGTTATTGCTTCAATTATTTTAGTTAGAAAAACGCGTTTTGGAAGATATATTTATGCCATAGGAGGTAATGAAAATGCGGCTCGACTTTCAGGAATACCAATTACAAAAGTTAAAATTTGGGTGTACGCTTTAGCAGGAATGTTGGCAGCTGTAGGAGCAATTCTTGTTACTGCCAGACTTGATTCTGCGCAACCAAATGCAGGTGTAAGTTATGAGCTAGATGCTATTGCTGCAGTAGTTATTGGAGGAACTTCTTTAGCTGGTGGACGAGGAACCATAATAGGAACCGTTTTAGGCGCAATAATAATTGGTGTTTTAAACAATGGTCTTGTTTTAATGAATGTTTCACCTTTTTGGCAACAAGTCATTAAAGGTATTGTAATTCTTCTAGCTGTAATCATTGATAAATCAAATTCTAAGAACGCATAA
- a CDS encoding DUF1593 domain-containing protein, with amino-acid sequence MKNLINQIFSITVFVWVITSMAYTQNELKKHRVFMLSDFPPIGAVKGGDVPFNMKSDPDDMQSIVRFLLYANEFEIEGIAATAGTFAMTAEKKNILSLIDEYEKVYENLKSHDSEFPTPDYLRSVTTEGRANNHGLDVKWGKGKQDWSDIIGDGLDSETSNAIITAVDKKEDRPLWIHVWGGPREVAQAIWDVKQTRSKKELDLFISKLRIFLIAYQDATHSWLMDEFPNLFIIDSRKTYQGMFGGSDPISNLDWVNENIRYNHGPLCAVYPHEGMGCTGVCEGDSPTFMHLVSANRGINNPEDPSQPSWGGQYVRKEGTNHYVDGPGKTSISNWRPEYQKEFLERADWCIIQKARKTTISFAIWLKDYLSQEYPKVEIIDNKDWYQAVIPEHDITVSWAYLPHEKLTLKEVHGHYEGKSIFISEPKNENWTNVSNIEHTKGAGYYIHSYNSSTMGDFEVAKLSVLQFRGTDTSGFVEKMIKAWLIYNNPEVETEFTNWLKEYAPNQHPESSFIEHNGWYQIKVPELDLTISWGLTPEEEFPLYKREGLSENQTIFIAKERKDKWAEHASIKYYPDVGYYIPQYNSSTMASIDVGRVSVVHFDGSDPRGFIDKMAKEYADYPEKSEIKFVSWLRSYVQKEFPGKEIAYNGAWYQTIFPNSDLTVTWGTMSSSKMELRELHGLRKGKSIFIEKNKSTGWESIPSVEYIEGVGYNIPKYDESAMGHFEVGLQTVIQYNGDNSKEFTKVMIKDWKDKVIADSSNFPFMQWLFKYIPTAFPNVKMTDHKYWYQAHIGDDLIVNWSLFGQKNVNLKYIEDHNLTQGKNIFIQIGKKMDWVNHPKVTYFKNVGYYVEGYVSSLMSNWVVEGANIIQFDGDGKVFSEKMVKAWLKSNK; translated from the coding sequence ATGAAAAATCTTATTAATCAAATTTTTAGCATTACCGTCTTTGTTTGGGTCATAACAAGTATGGCGTATACTCAAAATGAATTGAAAAAACATCGTGTATTTATGCTATCAGATTTTCCACCAATAGGTGCTGTAAAAGGTGGAGATGTCCCATTTAATATGAAAAGTGACCCTGATGATATGCAATCAATTGTTCGTTTTTTATTATATGCTAATGAATTCGAAATAGAAGGAATAGCCGCAACTGCAGGAACATTTGCAATGACCGCTGAAAAGAAAAACATTTTATCTCTAATTGATGAATACGAAAAAGTATATGAGAATTTAAAATCCCACGATTCAGAATTCCCTACACCAGATTATTTGCGTTCTGTTACTACAGAAGGTAGAGCAAACAACCATGGTTTAGATGTAAAATGGGGAAAAGGCAAACAGGATTGGTCTGATATTATTGGTGATGGACTTGACAGTGAAACATCTAATGCCATAATTACTGCAGTTGATAAAAAAGAAGATAGACCATTATGGATTCATGTTTGGGGAGGTCCAAGAGAAGTAGCACAAGCAATTTGGGATGTAAAACAAACTAGAAGTAAAAAAGAACTAGACCTATTTATTAGCAAACTAAGAATATTTTTAATCGCGTATCAAGATGCTACACATAGCTGGTTAATGGATGAATTTCCTAACTTATTTATTATTGATTCAAGAAAAACGTATCAAGGTATGTTTGGAGGTAGCGATCCTATTTCTAATCTAGATTGGGTAAATGAAAATATTCGTTATAATCATGGACCACTATGTGCTGTATATCCACATGAAGGTATGGGTTGTACTGGTGTTTGCGAAGGTGATTCACCTACTTTTATGCATTTAGTTAGTGCAAATCGTGGAATTAACAATCCAGAAGATCCCTCTCAACCAAGTTGGGGCGGACAATATGTAAGAAAAGAAGGAACAAACCATTATGTTGATGGACCTGGAAAAACAAGTATATCTAACTGGCGACCAGAATATCAAAAGGAGTTTTTAGAAAGAGCAGATTGGTGCATTATACAAAAAGCTAGAAAAACAACGATATCTTTTGCTATTTGGTTAAAAGATTATTTATCTCAAGAGTATCCAAAAGTTGAAATTATTGATAATAAAGATTGGTATCAAGCTGTGATACCAGAACATGATATAACTGTTAGTTGGGCTTATTTACCTCATGAAAAACTAACTTTAAAAGAAGTTCATGGACATTATGAAGGAAAATCTATCTTTATTTCTGAACCAAAAAATGAGAATTGGACTAATGTGTCAAATATAGAGCATACCAAAGGTGCTGGATATTATATTCATAGTTATAATTCATCAACAATGGGAGATTTTGAAGTAGCAAAACTTTCTGTTTTACAGTTTAGAGGTACTGATACTAGTGGTTTTGTTGAAAAAATGATTAAAGCTTGGTTAATTTATAATAATCCAGAAGTAGAAACTGAATTTACAAACTGGTTAAAAGAATACGCACCAAATCAACATCCAGAAAGCAGTTTTATTGAGCACAATGGTTGGTATCAAATTAAAGTTCCTGAACTAGATTTAACAATTAGTTGGGGCTTAACCCCTGAAGAAGAATTTCCTCTTTATAAACGAGAAGGCCTTAGTGAAAATCAAACTATTTTCATAGCTAAAGAGCGCAAAGACAAATGGGCAGAACATGCTTCAATTAAGTATTATCCTGATGTAGGTTATTATATTCCACAATATAATTCTTCTACAATGGCGAGTATAGATGTAGGACGTGTTTCTGTTGTACATTTTGATGGAAGCGATCCAAGGGGATTTATAGATAAAATGGCTAAAGAGTATGCTGATTATCCTGAAAAATCTGAAATTAAATTTGTCTCTTGGCTTAGATCTTATGTTCAAAAGGAATTTCCTGGTAAGGAAATAGCTTATAATGGAGCATGGTATCAAACTATTTTTCCTAATTCTGATCTTACAGTTACTTGGGGAACCATGTCAAGTTCAAAAATGGAATTAAGAGAGCTTCATGGATTACGTAAAGGCAAATCAATTTTTATTGAAAAAAATAAAAGCACTGGTTGGGAATCTATTCCTTCAGTAGAGTATATAGAAGGTGTTGGTTACAATATACCTAAATATGATGAATCAGCAATGGGACATTTTGAAGTAGGATTACAAACCGTTATTCAATACAATGGAGATAATTCTAAAGAATTTACAAAAGTCATGATAAAGGATTGGAAAGATAAAGTTATTGCAGATAGTTCTAATTTTCCATTTATGCAATGGTTATTCAAGTATATTCCAACAGCATTTCCTAATGTAAAAATGACAGATCACAAATATTGGTATCAAGCGCATATTGGCGATGATTTAATTGTAAATTGGTCTTTATTCGGTCAAAAAAATGTTAATCTAAAATATATCGAAGACCATAATTTAACTCAAGGAAAAAACATTTTTATCCAAATAGGTAAAAAAATGGATTGGGTAAATCATCCTAAGGTTACTTATTTTAAAAATGTTGGTTATTATGTAGAAGGATATGTCTCATCACTAATGAGTAATTGGGTAGTTGAAGGTGCTAACATTATACAGTTTGACGGAGATGGGAAAGTGTTTTCTGAAAAAATGGTCAAGGCTTGGTTAAAATCAAATAAATAA
- a CDS encoding FGGY-family carbohydrate kinase yields the protein MYILAIDQGTSSTKTIIFDSNGKAQCKATEPLNTHYLKNNKVEQEPEVIYQNVLSSVKKCLANFNKIGGDLIKIKTCAISNQRETFVLWDKNGKPLYNAVVWQCKRSIDICDRLKNEGFSSKINEKTGLIIDPYFSGTKVIWLYENEMKIKTAIDNGEAYFGNIDSWLLFKLTNGEQYFTDYTNASRTMFFNLKELSWDKELLSDFGLANLNLPELKPSSYHYGETNLDGLLDHKISISALIGDSHAAAFGEGCFESGDAKATLGTGSSILMNIGNHPKTSKNGMVTTICWSKEGRVDYAFEGIIVSAGATIEWVKNQLELFDNVDELENICLSLKDNGGVYIIPAFSGLGAPHWDMNRQASIEGLSFDSNKKHIIRAAVESIPYQIKDVIVAMENDSGSSLSELKIDGGITSNKFVVQFLADLLKRKVTNIEIVDVSALGAAYLGGLNAGIYKSIEQLKSFNNNSKTTLASNNTFKLETYYNQWKEFIR from the coding sequence ATGTACATTTTAGCAATAGATCAAGGAACAAGTAGTACCAAAACCATTATTTTTGATAGTAATGGCAAAGCGCAATGTAAAGCTACAGAACCTTTAAATACTCATTATCTTAAGAATAATAAAGTGGAACAAGAACCAGAAGTTATTTATCAAAACGTTTTAAGTTCTGTAAAAAAATGTTTAGCTAATTTTAACAAAATTGGTGGAGATCTTATAAAAATTAAAACTTGTGCTATTTCTAACCAAAGAGAAACTTTTGTGCTTTGGGATAAAAATGGTAAGCCCTTATATAATGCAGTGGTCTGGCAATGTAAACGATCTATAGATATTTGTGATAGACTTAAAAATGAAGGGTTTTCATCCAAAATAAATGAAAAAACGGGCCTAATAATTGATCCTTATTTTTCTGGAACTAAAGTGATTTGGCTCTACGAAAATGAGATGAAGATTAAAACAGCTATTGACAATGGTGAAGCATATTTTGGGAATATAGATTCGTGGTTATTGTTCAAATTAACAAATGGAGAACAATATTTCACAGATTACACCAATGCATCTAGAACTATGTTTTTTAATCTTAAAGAGTTAAGTTGGGATAAAGAATTGTTGTCAGATTTTGGTTTAGCAAATTTAAATTTACCAGAACTAAAACCATCATCATATCATTATGGTGAAACAAATCTTGATGGATTACTAGATCATAAAATTAGCATTTCTGCTTTAATAGGCGATTCTCATGCTGCAGCATTTGGAGAAGGTTGTTTTGAATCTGGTGATGCTAAAGCAACGTTAGGAACTGGATCTTCCATTTTAATGAATATTGGCAACCATCCTAAAACATCAAAAAATGGAATGGTTACCACAATTTGCTGGAGTAAAGAAGGTAGAGTTGATTATGCGTTTGAAGGCATAATAGTTTCTGCAGGTGCTACCATAGAATGGGTTAAAAATCAATTAGAATTATTTGACAACGTAGATGAATTAGAGAACATTTGTTTGTCTTTAAAAGACAATGGTGGTGTCTATATTATTCCTGCATTTAGTGGTTTAGGAGCACCACATTGGGATATGAATAGGCAAGCAAGCATTGAAGGACTATCTTTTGATTCCAACAAAAAACATATTATAAGAGCTGCTGTTGAGTCTATTCCTTACCAAATTAAAGATGTTATTGTTGCTATGGAAAATGATTCAGGGTCATCACTATCAGAACTAAAAATTGATGGAGGAATCACTTCAAATAAATTTGTAGTTCAGTTTTTAGCAGATCTTTTAAAACGAAAAGTTACCAATATTGAAATTGTTGATGTTTCAGCATTAGGAGCTGCTTATTTGGGTGGATTAAATGCAGGAATTTATAAAAGCATCGAGCAATTAAAATCTTTTAACAATAATTCAAAAACCACATTGGCGAGTAATAATACTTTTAAATTAGAAACTTATTATAACCAATGGAAAGAATTTATAAGGTAA
- a CDS encoding nucleoside hydrolase-like domain-containing protein, producing MKTIKNDSILYRLVALVCITCLIGCNSSKTTTNKIVNKDEEKISYKPRIINTTDLGADPDDEQSMVRQLVSANEFDIEGLIVSTGCWKKTQKDSRMLDKILDAYTEAYPNLKVHADGFPKPDYLKSISVMGQLGYGMSDVGTGKDSPGSELIIASVDKDDPRPVWVMGWGGMNNAAQAIWKVKESRSEAELEKFLSKLRLFDILGQDDAGAWITKNFPEVFYIRAGKVYGWAPPKNGDYQKNDIQSHGALGAVYPDTKWATEGDTPAFMHVFPTGLNDPDQIDQGGWGGRFSFTKQVGIRSMSEVAKIDKNAESNYDPYLMFADTSENDAIKRWSKGYDNDFAARMDWSITPKYEDANHQPIAILNGDNTRQVLNISASAGATVKLSALGSNDPDGNSLNYSWSFYKEPSSYKGNLEISNSSSAVPKVKIPKDATNKKIHIILEIHDNGTPSLYAYRRMIIDVKPALKNETPKTGMPYAPFPNNVLVTEVKHFDNMCWKIAAAGGTWYFENGKTDGKTGFSSAFDQAGNDWIGNDADKGYNKSTVKGGRHEYRGWPNFGEGNFNHPQRKSSSTSWWVNEKGEEINFDKKLVGEHLIMRSANDKYELEYHFYPSHISIKILKAEDRYAFLFEGPIGGEQEASIEKDFYVLEDGIKREVKQGGLGYLEPEFGNKFPSSFFYLEDSDPKDKQIFYAGVKKTSPESAGDEGWRQGINMVIFSFGRDEDKRAYTGTDAICVFGFHNKGHKSISKFIKKRLNEPFKSAKY from the coding sequence ATGAAAACTATAAAAAATGATAGCATATTATACAGATTAGTAGCACTTGTTTGTATTACTTGTCTAATTGGCTGTAATTCATCTAAAACAACTACTAATAAAATAGTAAATAAGGATGAAGAAAAAATTAGCTATAAACCAAGAATAATTAATACTACAGATTTGGGTGCAGATCCAGATGATGAGCAATCTATGGTGCGTCAATTAGTTAGTGCAAATGAGTTTGATATTGAAGGTTTAATAGTATCAACTGGCTGCTGGAAAAAAACACAAAAAGATTCTAGAATGTTAGACAAAATTTTAGATGCTTATACAGAAGCTTATCCCAATTTAAAAGTACATGCAGATGGTTTCCCTAAACCAGATTATTTAAAATCTATTTCTGTAATGGGACAATTAGGCTATGGAATGAGTGATGTAGGAACTGGTAAAGATAGCCCTGGTTCAGAATTAATTATTGCTTCTGTTGATAAAGATGATCCACGACCAGTTTGGGTTATGGGTTGGGGTGGTATGAACAATGCTGCTCAAGCCATTTGGAAAGTTAAAGAATCACGTTCTGAAGCAGAACTTGAGAAGTTTTTAAGTAAACTAAGATTGTTCGATATTCTTGGGCAAGATGATGCTGGAGCGTGGATAACTAAAAATTTTCCAGAAGTATTTTACATAAGAGCTGGAAAAGTATATGGTTGGGCACCTCCTAAAAATGGAGATTATCAGAAAAATGACATACAAAGCCATGGGGCTTTAGGAGCTGTTTACCCAGATACAAAGTGGGCAACTGAAGGAGATACACCAGCATTTATGCACGTTTTTCCAACAGGTCTTAATGATCCAGATCAAATAGATCAAGGTGGTTGGGGTGGTCGTTTTAGCTTTACAAAACAAGTAGGTATTAGAAGCATGTCTGAAGTTGCTAAAATAGATAAGAATGCAGAATCGAATTATGATCCATATTTAATGTTTGCTGATACATCAGAGAATGATGCTATAAAACGTTGGAGCAAAGGTTATGATAATGATTTTGCAGCAAGAATGGATTGGAGCATTACACCAAAATATGAAGATGCAAATCATCAACCAATAGCAATTTTAAATGGAGATAATACAAGGCAAGTTCTAAATATATCTGCATCAGCAGGTGCAACAGTAAAATTAAGTGCTTTAGGTTCTAATGATCCTGATGGAAACTCGCTAAACTATTCTTGGTCTTTTTACAAAGAACCAAGTTCTTATAAAGGAAACTTAGAAATTTCTAACTCTTCTTCTGCAGTACCAAAAGTAAAAATCCCAAAAGACGCTACAAATAAAAAAATTCATATAATTCTAGAAATACATGACAATGGAACACCAAGTTTATATGCTTATCGTAGAATGATAATAGATGTAAAACCTGCTTTAAAAAATGAAACTCCCAAAACAGGAATGCCATATGCTCCATTTCCAAACAATGTTTTAGTTACGGAAGTAAAGCATTTTGATAATATGTGTTGGAAAATTGCAGCTGCAGGTGGAACTTGGTATTTTGAAAACGGTAAAACCGATGGTAAAACAGGTTTTAGTAGTGCCTTTGATCAAGCAGGAAATGATTGGATTGGAAATGATGCAGACAAAGGTTATAATAAATCTACGGTAAAAGGAGGAAGGCACGAATATAGAGGTTGGCCAAATTTTGGCGAAGGCAATTTTAATCATCCTCAACGAAAAAGTAGCTCAACTTCTTGGTGGGTAAATGAAAAAGGTGAAGAAATTAATTTTGATAAAAAATTAGTAGGAGAACATTTGATAATGAGAAGTGCTAATGATAAATATGAGCTAGAATATCATTTTTATCCATCGCATATTTCAATAAAAATTTTAAAAGCAGAAGATAGATATGCCTTTTTGTTTGAAGGTCCAATAGGTGGTGAGCAAGAAGCATCAATAGAAAAAGATTTTTATGTTTTAGAAGATGGAATAAAAAGAGAAGTGAAACAAGGAGGTTTAGGTTATTTAGAACCTGAATTTGGAAATAAATTTCCTTCTTCTTTTTTTTATTTAGAAGATTCAGATCCAAAAGATAAGCAAATTTTTTATGCAGGTGTTAAAAAGACAAGTCCAGAATCTGCAGGTGATGAAGGTTGGCGTCAAGGAATTAATATGGTAATTTTTAGTTTTGGTAGAGATGAAGACAAAAGAGCGTATACAGGAACTGATGCAATTTGTGTTTTTGGATTTCATAACAAAGGACACAAATCCATTTCTAAATTCATTAAAAAAAGATTGAATGAGCCTTTCAAATCAGCTAAATATTAA